Within the Cryptococcus neoformans var. neoformans B-3501A chromosome 1, whole genome shotgun sequence genome, the region GCACAGCTGGACAAGAGTCATTGGAGCAAAGAACATGGAGCAGCAGGAAGGGTGGGATATAAGGTGGATGAGTGTAGGTTGTGGTAATGTAAAAGGCGAGGGACTGCCGCCAGGGGGCGAAGGTGTAaatgagggagaagagttCCGGAAGTGGGGTCAACCCAATGAAGCTACAAAATGTGTTAGTACTACAGATTCATTGATCCAAGAGAGAAAGATCTATGAAAAACATCTTTCGTTATGTGATGATTAACAACTCACCCAGAAGAGGTACGATCGATCGAACAGACGCTCGGGCCACCTTGATGAGCTGAGACACTGAACGAAGAGAACAATAATAAACGGAACGGGGCAATGCGAGGCTCAACCTGCTGGTGCCTTTGACGAGGAGAAAATTAAAGATGATAAGTTTTTGTAGTtggtggaaaggaaagagacaaaaaaaagaaaacaggAAAACGGAGGGCATGCTTAAGAATCACACCTCGCCTCATTTTTCACATATACTCAACTTCAGTGTGACATCTTATGTCCTTCAGTAAAGATCAGTCGCCACCACCCGTCTCAGGGACGCACCCCTTTCGGAGTTACCCCTTTCCAGATTCCTGGTTCTCTGCCCCCCCACCAGTCTCCAGTGCGATCGTTGCGTGGTGCGAGCAACGGTTGGGTCTACCGCTAATGATGTTAGCCCCATGCATCATCGGTAGAAAAAAATATATGCTACTAATACAAGATTACAATGCCTGGAAATTAATCGCATGCAATGCCCGCTGTCTatctctctcatcttcccgcTTTTCCCGCTCATTCAATCCCAAGACAACAGTACCCAGAACGATAACCGTACCTAGGACCGCTGCGCCCACCCAAGGGACCCATTCGCCAGGTTTCAAGTAAAGCTGGGACTTCCACTCCGTAGAACGCGCCTTCACTGGCGATCGGggctcttctctcttctcgtcTGGGCTGGATATGGCAGCAGGATAAGGAGGGTTGATTATTACTTGAGAATTGGGAATAAGAGACTCCAGGAAAGTGATGTGGTTGGGAGGGGCAAGAGATACGCCGATAAACAGTTTCTGgataaggaaaaaaaaCGCGTTGCGCGTCAGCGATGGTGTTTAATGCATTTACGTATGGTGGCGTTCAAACTGCAGGACTCACTTCAACATAGTTATTCGTGCGACCCAACCCAAAAAATGCGTAAGGAGTCTGCAAGGCATGGTAGCCCGTTTGCGGCAGTTGAGCCACTATGAACGACGTGGTTAACATTTTGTGTGAGTATTGACGATGAATTGGTTGGCCATAACATACCCTGCTGGGCTACCCGATGTCCGGCGGTATCAAGCACAGTAAACTTGTACGTGGCTCCTGAATAGCTGACACCCAGAGGCTGACAACATTGTTAGAATATTAGTCGTTATATTCGTCCAGAAATGGGTACGGGAGACCCACATTGTAAGACTTTCCGCCAGCCACTGGCTCACATTTGCCATCACAAACACCATTGAGAACTGTGTGCTTGAATTAGCAGTTCGATTCAAAAGCATACGGAGCCTAGTAGACTCACCTTCCGTTTTGAGGAAAAATGCATCATGATAGAAGTTGTTTTGAATGAAAGTCACTTTATGGCCGATTTGGTCCCCAGATCGTTGAACCATGATGTCTAGAGATCCCTAAATTGTTGATCAACCTATGCCACATTCTTTTTCCCAGGAGAAAACACGTACATCCTCGTCCAAATCGAGCCAGCTAGCGCCCACAGCATCGGTGATCCCCTCCAAGTCATACCATCCCTTCCCATGTCCCAatctccatccccttcttaCTCCCTTCTTACAGCCGATCACTCCCTTTGCACAAGGCACATTCTCCAAAATATTGACCTGTGTGCTTTTCGAAGATTTTGTATCATCGGACGTGACGAATAGGAAATCTGGGAATCCATCCACGTTGAAGTCACCAGggcgaagagggagaggtaTGGACGAATCAGAAGgcgaatgaagaaggataccAGGATTGGAAGAGTCAGGAAGTAGTTCGCTGAGAGGAATGGAGGCAAAGGACTGCAGCGCTGGTCAAAATCACGTAACTACCCCGGAACGTCGTTGACTTACGGGATCAGACTCATCAAAGCTGAACTCAAATTTCTCATCGGACAAACACATGTCACCCCAACCTCTGCACTTCAGCAATCCATCCGTGTTCCATTGCGAGCCCTCGGTAGAGCATAACGGAACCTGTTTATTTTGCGCAATGTTGATGCTGCAATCTCGACCCAGCCCAGTCGAAGTTGATTTGTGAGTACAAGTTGGGAAAATTATATCTACTGAGCCGTCACGATCTGCCGAGAGACAATGTGTTAGTTTCGCAAACTTCCAATGACTTCGACTTACTTGTATCGGCAAAAGAGATCGGACCGCTACCAGAAGGTAGATCATATGATCGAGCGAGGATATATCCAGCATCCCCACGATTGAGCCATATTTGAATGAAACTGACGGACTTTGATCGGCTGCAATGTAAAACGAGGTCTAATGAAACATTAGGTATGAGGCTTCGATTCAAAgcatttcttttctcacCTGGAAGGCAGTCTCCGTCAATATCAACGAATGCACTACTATGCGGATTTGCCATGGTGCAGATCTGATCTATAGGCCGTAACTGAGGTATTTCCCTGCATTGCCAATAAGGATGATATAGGTGACGGAGGCTAGTTGGAATTGACCTACAATGTAAACCCTGTACCATTATTCCTCCAGCTTACTACGCCCTCCCCTGTTTCAGTAGGTTGGTAACCCAGAAGCGACGGTCTTAGCGAGCCATCGGCATCATATACCATTGGTTGAGACGGCGTCGACAGTGGCAAAGTCCAtgattcttcttctgcggAACGGAGGCTCAGTCAAGTCTTTGTGACAATTGAAACTTACGAAAACCTCCATCAGGCCCGCCTCCTAAATATACTCCCATTCCTAATCTCTCCACTTTTGATCCCCACCAGCCTCCACCTTCGGACTTATCGTACATTAAAAGAAGATCGAGATGACCATCGTGGTTGTAATCGCCCGGGACCACATTTATTATACGCTCGGAAAGGCTGAGAGTGTGTGAGGGGATGTACTTGTACTTATCTGATGCAATGCGTTAGTTTGGATTTTTGGAGGCGAAATTATCGAGTAGGACCAACCGCCGTTCCATAAATGTATTTGCACTGTTTTGGCTTCGTCTGAAAGTGTAAATAAATCAAGCCTGACACATAGTCAGTACAGTCTTCATGACCGACAGCGGAGTACGCACTTCGAATCCCCATCCCAGTCTCCTATAGCAGCAACCCTTCCACCAAGCTTACTCAACCCTAAAGGTCCAGCATTGATGAATGCCTCGTCTTTGAATCGCTTTTCTTTGAAAGGCCAAAAGGCAAAAGTTGGTAGAGATAATAACAGTAATGAGGATAGCAGTGCTAGCGATGAATGTCTCATCGGATATTTGAGCAGCCTAAACCCGAGGAGAACTAAAAGGACTAATATGGCAAAAAGATGTTCGTCCGAGCccgagaagatggtgggtTTCGTTGGTGTCAACAAGCACCCGAACGGCCTGCTGGAGTGACGACGATGAGTTACATGTTTACGTAATACGCTCATCCGGCAATCATCTGGTCCGAAAGAGTAGACGGCAACCTTCAGAACGAAGCACGTACATAATTATCATTCAAGCTATCTTCAATAATTCAGGTCTGCTATATAAATGAGACCCTGACTGGACAGCTACTCATCCCATGGGAGAAGTGTACGAAGGGGAATCACCTGCGGAGTCTTCTAGGGCTCCTAAGGTCAATCAATTAGATGCGGATGAGCTAGACGATGCTCTCGTATCCATGCTTGGCGAGAAGGTCTTGAGGTCGATCGACAACTTCAAGGTAAGTAAATACCAACAATGATCCTTCCTCACTACTGATTCATATGTTCAGCCAAAAGTATCATGGGATTTCAAGCCCGAGATAGAGCTTGTCATAAAGCTAGTCATTTTTCGATTAGGCATTTGTGATTCATTGTCTCGCAGTTCGCCGGGGGCCAAACTCCAAAACTTGAAGctcatccaccatcctcaactAGGGATAAAAAGTGAGTAAAACTGTTGTCATGAGAATATCTGATAGCTAGGAACTGATGCCATATAGCAATACGATCCGCCCTTTTGCTGTATTTACTGCTTCACCCCCCAATATTCCCCTCTTACCTCCTCAAAAGGATAAGACAGCACGCGCTATCTAAACAATGGCCGGACCTCCCAAATTACGACTGGCGTAAGAAAGCATGGAAAGCACTTGGTAGGATTGAACTAGCTTCCAAAATCTGGGAGGCATCTGGTTGGGCAGGTTTTCTATGGGATGGGAAGTGAGTGTGCACTCGTTAGATTGCATCTATTTAATCTGTTATTAGGTACCCTTCCCTTTTAATGAGGATCCTGGGACTGCGGCTGGTCCCATCTCAACCACATCTCACCAAACTCGTTTCGTACGAGTTCATGAACCGTCAGCTGGTCTGGAGCGCATTCACTGAATTTCTTATGTTCGTCATACCACTTTTACCAACAGTTCCGCCGTTCCTACGCCTTTCTCCGTCTAGATTTTTCAAGCCCATCAGCACCTTTCTTTCGCAGCCCACCGATATCGACTATAGTTCATTGCCCCCAATTCCTTTGGACCGCAGAGGTTTGAATTGTGGAGATAATGAGCCAAGGAAACACGGCGGTCCACTGGCCCATCTTCCCAAAACTACTTGCCCAATATGCTACATAAGACACTCTGCTGCCCCTGTCCCCCTGTCATCCACTTCTCAAGGCTCCTCATTGACACTACCTCCCATACCTGGGTCTTCGGAGGCTGCATTCGGTCATGAAGCTTCCGAGACGGAcggtgaggaagagtgtGGGATTTTCATGCCTGCTAGAACGGATTGCGATGGAGGATGTTTGTGGTGTTATTATTGTATAGGAGAGGAGCTGTACAGGCATCGCAAGACGAATCTTCAAAAGATCTATCGCAGTAAACAAATGCGGAATGGCCGACAGGAACTGGAGAAGACCGATGAAGAAGTAAAATGGAATTGTTTGAGGTGTGGAGATGGTGTAAGCAAAGCTTGGAGAGCCGATTCTCAGGATGAAGCTCAATTGTTGTACGGATGAGGAGGGCAACGTTCAGCTGTCATAATTACCCCTGCAATACAATATAGTTAGACTTGTGTACATGCTGTTGTCTGAAGCTCAAACAGATACAGATCATCGATATCTAAACAGTAGTAATAACGACGGGATTTCAGCGGACAACTTAGTAGGCCTATTGTAAGTGGTTATGAAGTGCATTCGAAACTATACATGGTGTTGTTAATCGTGCATTCGTACAATAGCTGCAGTATGGCATTTTATGTCAAATCCGAAAGATACGTAGCACCATGGCCATTAACGTAGATATGGGATCAGCATTATAATACTACATATATAGCTACACATTCGTTAGCAGCACGCAGCTTACAGCAGGcttcagaagaaggaaactATTTTATAGTGGGCGTCGGTGGGATAAAATTGAAAAAAACAGGAAAATAAATTAGGGCGCGTTTGCTTTCTCGCATTACaagtcaacaacaacagcgaCCACACAATCAAGGCACTCCGTCGTTTCTACACTTGACCTACTTTTTCAACCATCAGTCATCGGCTTACACCCCTCCCCTGTCCAGGAAGCCTGCCAAATCCTAGGCGAAGGCAGATATCATTCTTGTGGACTGTCAATTCCGTTCGTTTAGAGCTTTGGAACGGCCTCTTGCACACCGACAAACATTCAACGTCTTAGGATCGCCCTACCTCGATAGTCTTATAAACAATCGTCAGAGCTCAAACATCAAGAAGGAGTAACTTCTTGAATATGGACAACAATGCCATCCAGATTGCGGGTAAGCAACTATCTCTGCTTTGTTATTTTCCCTGCTGATGACTCTCAGTCCGTGTGCGACCATGGCACCCCGAAAAGGAATTACCTTTCGTTCAAAGACCTTCCACACAACCTTTTTtccaaggagatggaaacTTTGGTCAACTTCCACAGAAAGCTGCCGCGGGGTCATTGAGAGAGGTCGTGGGTAAGTCGAGGACTATGGGCTTCAATGCCAATGGCTGATAATACTTCTGTAGATGTCATTGATCATAGAATGCTTGATTTCGACAAGCCTTTAGAGGAGCCAGGAAAGCGAGGACCTTTTGTCATGGGACGTAGATACAAAAATAGAAAGTACGAACTTGCTTCTTACTGCTCGCTATTTTGACGGTTACTGATTGCCCGGCAGATACGTGTTTGATCAAGTTTTCGGGATGGGTGCTGAGCAAGAGGAAGTATTTACCAAAACAGCCAAGCCCCTACTTCCAGGCGTCCTAGATGGCTACAACGCTACCGTATTTGCATATGGCGTAGGTTTCCGTTCTGTCTTGGCTACTAAAGCTCATTTGGGATGCTCAGGCTACAGGCTGTGGTAAAACCCACACCATCTCTGGTACCGAAGAACAGCCCGGTATAATCATCCGGACCATGCGAGAACTCTTTGATCTTGTGGAAGAGACCAAAGACAAATATGATACATATTTCGAGATGTCCATGGTAGAGATCTACAACGAAACGATTCGAGATCTCCTGGGCGATGACTACCCTAACTGCCCATATGGAGGCTTGAAGCTGCTGGAGaatgagaaggaaagagttACAATCGACAAAGTCACCTTGAAGCGGCCGACATCCGTGGAAGAGGTCATGTCGCTGGTAATGCTGGGAAATGATAGAAGAAGTACCTCATTCACCGAACGGAATTCTGTGTCCTCCAGATCACACCTTGTCCTCCAGATCAACGTTGGCAGAAACGAGAGGGGGACAGACATTGATGTCGCTAACTCTATTGTCAGACAATGTTCAACTTCCGCAACCCTTTCGATCATTGATCTGGCTGGAAGTGAAAAGGCTTCAGTTAACAGAGGGCAGCGAATGAAAGAAGGCGCCAACATCAACAAATCTCTCCTTGCATTAAGTGGCTGTATATCCGCCCTATGCCAGCGGCCAGTACGAGGGGTTCGCGTCCATGTTCCATATCGAGACAGCAAGCTCACCCGACTGCTCAAATTTTCCCTTGGGGGTAACTGCCGCACAGTTATGATCAACTGTATCTCTCCGAGCTCAAAGGATATAGAAGAAACGAACAACACCCTCCTCTGGGCTGACAAAGCAAAGAAGGTGTCGACCAAAGTATCCCGCAATACTGCAGGTGTAGAACTTCGTACAGCCCAATGGTTGCAAAAGATTGTGACTCTCGAAGAGACTATCAAAACTTTGAGATCACAACTTGATAACAGCCATAACGCCAAATCAGGCTTGCAGCAGAAGCGACTGGAGAAGGCTAGAGCAGAGTCACGAGAGGAGTTAGCGAAAGTGGAGGCAGAGCTTGATGCACTCTTACCGATCATCGTGGAAGGGTCGGAAATGGAGGCTCTATGGAGCGCTTCTGTACTGCAAGTGGAGGCGCTGGAGGCTCGCTTGCAAGACATCACGGTGGAAGTAAAAGATGGGAgatcggaagaagatgccaagaaggaaaaggaccATCTGCGCTCTCTCATCTTACAGCAAGATGATGCGTTTAGGTTCAATCACGAAATTCAGGCTGGCATCCAGAACAAAAGTCTCAAATACATCACCCTCACCAACTTGCTCAAAAaggcagaagagaagatgtttGGGGAGGACATTGAAGAAGCGTTATATCAACATCAATTGAAAGTAGCAGAACACAAAGCGCATACCGCCAGGAGCGTGGCAGCAGCTAGGGAGCGAGGTCTCAGAGATTACATCTCCCAGCAAGCAGAGGCTCTAGCTAAAGCCGCATCAGCTTTCTCCAGATTCTCAAACCAGCTCCGATCGGAGATCATTGCCGTCCAATCCATGCAGTCAGACGACGATCTAGCATCTCTCAAAAGTAGATTCCTTGCTCTGGGGAATCAAGTCGACCAAAGTACAGCTGTACTGTTTGGGAAGAGCCATTCGCTGCCTGCCGCCCCCTCTCAACATCGCTTACCTGTGTCCCTGGCTGCTCCATCACCTCGGCGAGTATCCGTTGGCCGGCATGCCCACTCCCCCATGCGCCAAAACGTCTCCCCGAAGAGTGTTCTCCGAAAGAATTTGTTTGCTGGAATGTCGGTGCCTGAAAAAGCAATCGAGGCCAAGCCTAGACAGATTCGTTGGCCAGATGAGACTGGAGAGGGCAAAATCGACGATCGGTCCATCGCTCCTGACTGTCCAATCTTCTCAAGTCCAGGAAGTGGTGGCGAAGATAGCgttttggaagaagagactaATC harbors:
- a CDS encoding hypothetical protein (Match to ESTs gb|CF189068.1|CF189068, gb|CF189067.1|CF189067; Similar to gi|46095827|gb|EAK81060.1| hypothetical protein UM00631.1 [Ustilago maydis 521], FASTA scores: opt: 685, E(): 2e-35, (38.034% identity (65.330% similar) in 773 aa overlap (10-690:96-840)); HMMPfam hit to FG-GAP, FG-GAP repeat, score: 54.2, E(): 3.5e-13), coding for MRHSSLALLSSLLLLSLPTFAFWPFKEKRFKDEAFINAGPLGLSKLGGRVAAIGDWDGDSKLDLFTLSDEAKTVQIHLWNGDKYKYIPSHTLSLSERIINVVPGDYNHDGHLDLLLMYDKSEGGGWWGSKVERLGMGVYLGGGPDGGFQEESWTLPLSTPSQPMVYDADGSLRPSLLGYQPTETGEGVVSWRNNGTGFTLEIPQLRPIDQICTMANPHSSAFVDIDGDCLPDLVLHCSRSKSVSFIQIWLNRGDAGYILARSYDLPSGSGPISFADTNRDGSVDIIFPTCTHKSTSTGLGRDCSINIAQNKQVPLCSTEGSQWNTDGLLKCRGWGDMCLSDEKFEFSFDESDPSFASIPLSELLPDSSNPGILLHSPSDSSIPLPLRPGDFNVDGFPDFLFVTSDDTKSSKSTQVNILENVPCAKGVIGCKKGVRRGWRLGHGKGWYDLEGITDAVGASWLDLDEDGSLDIMVQRSGDQIGHKVTFIQNNFYHDAFFLKTEVLNGVCDGKCEPVAGGKSYNPLGVSYSGATYKFTVLDTAGHRVAQQVAQLPQTGYHALQTPYAFFGLGRTNNYVEKLFIGVSLAPPNHITFLESLIPNSQVIINPPYPAAISSPDEKREEPRSPVKARSTEWKSQLYLKPGEWVPWVGAAVLGTVIVLGTVVLGLNEREKREDERDRQRALHAINFQAL
- a CDS encoding hypothetical protein (Similar to gi|46096077|gb|EAK81310.1| hypothetical protein UM00325.1 [Ustilago maydis 521], FASTA scores: opt: 441, E(): 1.3e-20, (30.263% identity (54.825% similar) in 456 aa overlap (10-407:75-523)); HMMPfam hit to Pex2_Pex12, Pex2 / Pex12 amino terminal region, score: 56.9, E(): 5.5e-14), with amino-acid sequence MGEVYEGESPAESSRAPKVNQLDADELDDALVSMLGEKVLRSIDNFKPKVSWDFKPEIELVIKLVIFRLGICDSLSRSSPGAKLQNLKLIHHPQLGIKTIRSALLLYLLLHPPIFPSYLLKRIRQHALSKQWPDLPNYDWRKKAWKALGRIELASKIWEASGWAGFLWDGKYPSLLMRILGLRLVPSQPHLTKLVSYEFMNRQLVWSAFTEFLMFVIPLLPTVPPFLRLSPSRFFKPISTFLSQPTDIDYSSLPPIPLDRRGLNCGDNEPRKHGGPLAHLPKTTCPICYIRHSAAPVPLSSTSQGSSLTLPPIPGSSEAAFGHEASETDGEEECGIFMPARTDCDGGCLWCYYCIGEELYRHRKTNLQKIYRSKQMRNGRQELEKTDEEVKWNCLRCGDGVSKAWRADSQDEAQLLYG
- a CDS encoding hypothetical protein (Similar to gi|46097382|gb|EAK82615.1| hypothetical protein UM01560.1 [Ustilago maydis 521], FASTA scores: opt: 1329, E(): 6.8e-60, (32.215% identity (59.841% similar) in 1133 aa overlap (1-1060:1-1096)); HMMPfam hit to Kinesin, Kinesin motor domain, score: 432.6, E(): 4.5e-127); the protein is MDNNAIQIAVRVRPWHPEKELPFVQRPSTQPFFQGDGNFGQLPQKAAAGSLREVVDVIDHRMLDFDKPLEEPGKRGPFVMGRRYKNRKYVFDQVFGMGAEQEEVFTKTAKPLLPGVLDGYNATVFAYGATGCGKTHTISGTEEQPGIIIRTMRELFDLVEETKDKYDTYFEMSMVEIYNETIRDLLGDDYPNCPYGGLKLLENEKERVTIDKVTLKRPTSVEEVMSLVMLGNDRRSTSFTERNSVSSRSHLVLQINVGRNERGTDIDVANSIVRQCSTSATLSIIDLAGSEKASVNRGQRMKEGANINKSLLALSGCISALCQRPVRGVRVHVPYRDSKLTRLLKFSLGGNCRTVMINCISPSSKDIEETNNTLLWADKAKKVSTKVSRNTAGVELRTAQWLQKIVTLEETIKTLRSQLDNSHNAKSGLQQKRLEKARAESREELAKVEAELDALLPIIVEGSEMEALWSASVLQVEALEARLQDITVEVKDGRSEEDAKKEKDHLRSLILQQDDAFRFNHEIQAGIQNKSLKYITLTNLLKKAEEKMFGEDIEEALYQHQLKVAEHKAHTARSVAAARERGLRDYISQQAEALAKAASAFSRFSNQLRSEIIAVQSMQSDDDLASLKSRFLALGNQVDQSTAVLFGKSHSLPAAPSQHRLPVSLAAPSPRRVSVGRHAHSPMRQNVSPKSVLRKNLFAGMSVPEKAIEAKPRQIRWPDETGEGKIDDRSIAPDCPIFSSPGSGGEDSVLEEETNPVSMIPSSLRPASSATSCASMSPAPSTSNTSASEEIPAWKQMRMARGLISQSQSGDNVGGNLSFDSKSPTSGSSRAGRTGFVGSSAKPGRPGPLSEMSIQTSAQPSPPSSSSTSSLLKPTASSAAKANSSSAFANIKIAMPASATAGTMLPPPVPPHRRDSMIGPDRHGRPKQRLSMIPGHAEASFSGVGKGLPSGGLSTLSGGARIVSNDSKRRMSVQAGSVGSTYSPPVRAPSISSRPSLSNLRGAASCGDTSVSTSRGLSTRPSVNRLNVGDVSALAPLPRPSLSTRYSMTRLNSGVTTGEGGGKPVWR